The Bacillota bacterium LX-D genomic sequence TCCTATAGCTGCAGCAATAGCTGAATAAGTATCGGTTCCAGTTGAAGATACTACGCGGACTGTAAAAGCAGAGTTGTTTCCTCCCCCATGTTCGCAGTGCAATACTAGCAGAAGATCTAATATTTCTGCTTCAGTTCTGGTAAATTTATTGTCAGGTCTTAACATATATAATAAATTTTCTGAAGTAGATAAATCGCTTTTAGGCTGATGAATATACAGACTTTTGTCCTGATGATAATGAGCCATAGCTTGGTAAGAATAGGCTACCATGGCTGGGAATTTAGCGATTAATTCAACACTCTGTCTAAGAACATTATCAATATTTGTATCCTCAGGATTTTTATCATAGGAATAAAAGGCAAGTACGCTCCGAGCCAAGGCATTCATTATATTAGAGCTTGGTGCTTTTAAGATCATTCCTCTAGTAAAATCCTCAGGTAAGGCTCTTAGACTGCCCAAAAACTTATTGAACTGATCCAGTTCATCCTTTTTGGGAAGTTCACCTAATAAAATTAAATAGCAAACTTCCTCAAACCCAAAACGTGCTTCTTTTTGAAAACCATTAACAATATCAGTAACTCGTATTCCTCTGTACATTAATCTACCGTAATCAGGAATTTTTTCTCCCTCATCCAGTATATAGCCATGTACTTCTCCAATTCTAGTTAAACCTACTAAGACACCAGCTCCATCACTATTACGCAAGCCTTTCTTAACATCGAATTTCGTATATATACTAGGGTCAATTTTACTATTTGCTTCAATTAAAGCCGAAAACCTGCTGATTTTTTCCGCACGTTCATTAATCATTTTCCACACCCCCAAATGTGTAAAAATCAGACAAAAAAAGCTACAGAGAAGTATCTGCAGCGTTGGTCCCAAAAAGGGTACACCTCATCTTCTCTTTAACGCTGACGAGATTAGCTGACGGATTCGGACCAAAGAGAGAGTTAGCCCTACCTGACATGTGTCAAGATTCACCCCAAATTAATGGTTCTCCCGCTCTTTTATGATTAAGCGTTACCAAATATTAAAGTACTTAATTTGAATCTAATTATTATTATAACAAAATTATTAGCAAGTTGTAAATTTATTGAATCCCATTTATAGATAATATTTTTATGCTAAAATTAGAGTTATACAACTAAATTGCGACTATTTAGGAGGAGTTTAGATGCCAAAAAACAATCCTGATCTAATGAAGATGAAGATGGAATTGGATTCTTTAATTATATTTCAAGAGCTACGCAGAGATGAAACCATAAATAAATTTAGAAAAATAATTGGCTATTTTAATGCTTCTGTGTTTGAATTAGAAAAGTTTGTTAGGTTATATGCTGACTTTTTTCACTGCTTAATTCGACATTCCTGCCTTTCATTTCAAGATTACATTATTAAAAAAATTATTTTCTCGGAAAATACTTACTTTTTAAAACAGATGCAGGGTTCAAAGGAAGCTCGGAATTTAATGCAAGGTATTATGGGCAAAGAATTACAAAGTTTACAGGCAGCATCATCTTTTAACTCTGGCAGCATCAAAGAGTTGGCACTGCAATACTGTAGTTCTTCAGATGAAGAAAAAATTATCAATCAATTGCCAGAATGGCTTGGTCATGACGAAGAATTATTTGCAGATAAAAATAAAGCATATTTAAAGCAAATAGCAGATTTGTTTCATTTCTCAAAAGATTGGGGTAAGTGTGTTGATAAACTCCAGGAATTTTATTGGCAATATGGAAGCGGTATTTTTGCTCAATATAAAGCATTCCTTTGGGAAAAAAATGGACAGGAAGGATACTTAAGGGGAATCGAGAGTCCGGATCCAATTTCCTTCCAGGATTTAATTGGTTATGAAAATCAAAGGAGCAAAATTATTGAAAATACACTAGCTTTTTTAAATGGATATACAGCTAATAATTTGCTCCTCTATGGAGATCGGGGAACTGGAAAATCGTCTACAGTCAAAGCTTTACTAAATGCTTACTATGTTGAAGGGTTGCGCATGGTAGAAGTTCCTAAAGCTTACTTGTTGGATTTCCCTAAAATTATCCAACAACTGAGGGGTTTGCCCCAAAAATTTATTATTTTTGTTGATGACTTATCTTTTGAGGAACAAGATGAAAGCTATACAGCCTTGAAAGCTGTATTAGAAGGAGGACTGGAGGTTAAACCTTCAAATGTTTTAATCTACGCGACTTCGAATCGCCGACATTTAATCAAAGAAAAATTAAGCGATCGTACAGGGATCAAAGCCGGCAGCCTTGATGAAGAAGTTCGCACAACGGATACAGTTCAAGAAAAATTGTCTTTAGCCGATAGGTTCGGAATGACAATAATATTTTCGGCTCCTAATAAAAACAAATACTTGGAAATAGTTGAAGGTATTGCTGCACGGAGAGGAATAAAGATTGAAAAAGAAGAGCTTCAACAATTGGCTTTAAAATGGGAAATGTGGTATAACGGGCGCTCTCCAAGAACAGCTAGGCAATTTGTTGATTGGTTAGAGGGTGCAAAAGAAAGATTTTAACTGCTTTTTGCAGGTATTATTTACTAGTTAACCGAATTAAATATTATATTATAAAAATAATAGGGGTGAGGTTAACTTGTTTAAGAAACAATTTTTAGGTTTAATTACAGTTTGTATTATTATGCTTAGTAGCTGTTTACCAGCATTGGCAGCCCAAGACAACAATATTTTAACTAACAAAATTCAGGTAAATGGACAGTATTTACAGACTAAAACTATTTATTTAAATAAAACAAATATGGTACCAGTTGTTGGTGTTTCTCAAAAACTAGGGTACGATGTAAAATACTATCCTAACCTTAAAAAAGCAACTATCGTAAAAGATGGAAAAAACTATACCATCCAAGCAGAAAAGCCTTACATTGACAAGGGAGAAAAACTAGCAAAGACTCCTTTTACCAAAAACAGAGAACTGTATGTTTCAGCCCATTATTTTGCTGAAGTTTTAGGCGATCAAGTTGGCTGGGATAATCAGCAGAGTACAGTTATTATTAACGACTACAGCAGTATTTTGAATGTAGTTAAGGAAAATGCCCCAAACTTCTGGAAAATGTTAAACACCGATTATAAATTGCCTAAAAAAGCTGATTTTAATGCAAGCTATAAAATCTCTCTTTGGATAAAAGATCAAAAAGAATATAATATCGATTCTAATTTAGATTTAGAGGGCGTTTCCCAAGGGATGAACACCAGATTTAAAATGACCTTAACAACAAAGGGAATTAATGAACTAATAAGTAATTTAGGCAGCAATGACATGAAGCAGAAGCAGGATTTAAGTAATATTACTGCAGAGTTTATTAGTATTGATGGAGATGTTTATGTAAAAACTAATTTACTTAAATTATTGGGTGTTGATACTTTTGATCTCGAAAATAAATGGGGTAAAATCCCAGCTAATTCTGCTCAATTAGCAAGCATTTATAAAATGGAAAATGGCAAATTAATTGATTTATTCAATGTATTGGTAGAAGAAATGATGCGTAATGCAAGTGTAGATGTTTCTGTAGATACGTATAACAATATGAAATTAATTGCAAATACCCTTGTTTCCCTAGTGGACAATGATAAATTTAAAATGCAGAAAGTAAATAACACAATAAAAGAATATACGTGGAATATTACAGAACAAGATATTGAAAAGATGGTTGTAAACTTAATAAACAGCACTAATAACAAGAATCAAAAGGAAGATATTAATTCATTTAAGCAAATAATGCAAAATATTAAAATGTCATTAAAAATTGTGATGTCCCAAAAGGAACAATATTTTACAGATGATCAGTTAGATTTTAATTTTAATATGAATATACCATCTTTACCCCAAATTCGCATGACAACTCAGGGAGGATCTCATTTAACAAATGTAAGTGAAGAAGAAAAAAGTGCGATTCAGGCTCCAGGAGAAGAAGA encodes the following:
- a CDS encoding citrate/2-methylcitrate synthase, which translates into the protein MINERAEKISRFSALIEANSKIDPSIYTKFDVKKGLRNSDGAGVLVGLTRIGEVHGYILDEGEKIPDYGRLMYRGIRVTDIVNGFQKEARFGFEEVCYLILLGELPKKDELDQFNKFLGSLRALPEDFTRGMILKAPSSNIMNALARSVLAFYSYDKNPEDTNIDNVLRQSVELIAKFPAMVAYSYQAMAHYHQDKSLYIHQPKSDLSTSENLLYMLRPDNKFTRTEAEILDLLLVLHCEHGGGNNSAFTVRVVSSTGTDTYSAIAAAIGSLKGPKHGGANLKVMQMMDNIKENINDWTDEEEIESYLKKMLNKEVFDHTGLIYGMGHAVYTLSDPRAVLLKQKAYELAEEKDRLKEFNLYLNVEKLATKVFMETRNTNKEICANIDFYSGFVYSMLSIPPELYTPLFAASRIVGWCAHRMEELISVQKIIRPAYKSVAKRRKYIPLSQR
- a CDS encoding ATP-binding protein; this translates as MPKNNPDLMKMKMELDSLIIFQELRRDETINKFRKIIGYFNASVFELEKFVRLYADFFHCLIRHSCLSFQDYIIKKIIFSENTYFLKQMQGSKEARNLMQGIMGKELQSLQAASSFNSGSIKELALQYCSSSDEEKIINQLPEWLGHDEELFADKNKAYLKQIADLFHFSKDWGKCVDKLQEFYWQYGSGIFAQYKAFLWEKNGQEGYLRGIESPDPISFQDLIGYENQRSKIIENTLAFLNGYTANNLLLYGDRGTGKSSTVKALLNAYYVEGLRMVEVPKAYLLDFPKIIQQLRGLPQKFIIFVDDLSFEEQDESYTALKAVLEGGLEVKPSNVLIYATSNRRHLIKEKLSDRTGIKAGSLDEEVRTTDTVQEKLSLADRFGMTIIFSAPNKNKYLEIVEGIAARRGIKIEKEELQQLALKWEMWYNGRSPRTARQFVDWLEGAKERF
- a CDS encoding copper amine oxidase N-terminal domain-containing protein codes for the protein MFKKQFLGLITVCIIMLSSCLPALAAQDNNILTNKIQVNGQYLQTKTIYLNKTNMVPVVGVSQKLGYDVKYYPNLKKATIVKDGKNYTIQAEKPYIDKGEKLAKTPFTKNRELYVSAHYFAEVLGDQVGWDNQQSTVIINDYSSILNVVKENAPNFWKMLNTDYKLPKKADFNASYKISLWIKDQKEYNIDSNLDLEGVSQGMNTRFKMTLTTKGINELISNLGSNDMKQKQDLSNITAEFISIDGDVYVKTNLLKLLGVDTFDLENKWGKIPANSAQLASIYKMENGKLIDLFNVLVEEMMRNASVDVSVDTYNNMKLIANTLVSLVDNDKFKMQKVNNTIKEYTWNITEQDIEKMVVNLINSTNNKNQKEDINSFKQIMQNIKMSLKIVMSQKEQYFTDDQLDFNFNMNIPSLPQIRMTTQGGSHLTNVSEEEKSAIQAPGEEEVITLPLN